A genome region from Rhipicephalus microplus isolate Deutch F79 unplaced genomic scaffold, USDA_Rmic scaffold_15, whole genome shotgun sequence includes the following:
- the LOC142784640 gene encoding uncharacterized protein LOC142784640, translating to MCCCVYPIYASCIFLQRKHLLQIGGRGLREIGVNAMKAVLAHDVQVLYSLHGRKGKRAFVNLRLCRLVTNVICQKAGCDQAEALNFIKRWLPGSGDRCGGRKRRFREAFVVEQPDDPHSQSADDRLLAAAGFLPSHSGQVLDSTTVTVPPTQPDLQ from the exons atgtgctgttgcgtttaccccatctatgcttcttgcatttttttacagcgcaagcacctcctgcagattgggggacgtggcctccgagaaattggtgtgaatgccatgaaggctgtattggcacatgacgtgcaagtgctgtacagccttcatggcagaaaagggaaaagggcctttgtgaacctgaggctctgtagattagtgacaa atgtcatctgccaaaaagcagggtgcgaccaggcggaggccctcaactttattaagaggtggctgccagggtctggtgatcgctgtgggggcaggaagcggcgcttcagagaagcatttgttgtggagcagcccgatgatccccactctcagagtgcagatgatcggctgctcgcggcagctggcttcctgcccagccacagcggCCAGgtccttgacagcaccactgtcactgtgcccccaacgcaacctgacctgcagtag